The following coding sequences lie in one Parachlamydia acanthamoebae genomic window:
- a CDS encoding GNAT family N-acetyltransferase — MIELTTSRLLIRTAHEADATKFAHFEDKNKLHWASTAVLLDVDVSSEAYWKQKIKEFANQQSIRFLIFHQGQLIGISNFTQMFRGPFQACYLGYKIDRDFEGQGLMYEALNKAIFYMFDVQNMHRIMANYMPTNERSEKLLMRLGFQKAGYAKKLFVN, encoded by the coding sequence ATGATAGAATTAACTACTTCGAGACTTTTAATCAGAACAGCGCATGAAGCGGATGCTACTAAGTTCGCGCATTTTGAGGATAAAAACAAATTGCATTGGGCATCTACAGCCGTTCTTTTGGATGTCGATGTCTCTTCTGAAGCTTATTGGAAGCAAAAAATAAAAGAGTTTGCTAATCAGCAATCTATCCGTTTTCTCATATTTCACCAAGGCCAGCTCATTGGTATAAGCAACTTCACCCAAATGTTTCGAGGACCTTTTCAAGCTTGCTACCTCGGCTACAAAATAGATCGAGATTTTGAAGGCCAGGGCCTTATGTATGAGGCTTTAAATAAAGCCATTTTCTATATGTTTGATGTCCAAAATATGCATCGTATTATGGCTAACTACATGCCAACAAATGAACGCAGTGAAAAATTGCTGATGCGACTTGGATTCCAAAAAGCAGGTTATGCTAAAAAATTATTTGTTAATTAA